From a region of the Coprococcus comes ATCC 27758 genome:
- the rlmD gene encoding 23S rRNA (uracil(1939)-C(5))-methyltransferase RlmD, with product MKKGQILEGYIERVDFPNKGFAVVEDEEKKVIVKNTVPEQKVRFAVNKIRKGQAEGRLLEILEHSPEECQPACPHFGVCGGCTYQNLPYEKQVEMKEAQIHAMMDAAVDGDYIWEGVKESPVREAYRNKMEFSFGDEYKDGPLALGMHKRGSFHDIVNVTECKIVDEDFRRIIKAVLEFATDTGLPYYHRMRHTGFFRHLLVRKAVRTGEILIDLVTTSEAQLDEARLVEKLTGLSYDGKLAGILHTTNNSLADVVKDEGTKILYGQDYFYEELLGLKFKITPFSFFQTNSLGAEVLYEAARSYIGETKDKVIFDLYSGTGTIAQILAPVAKKVVGVEIVEEAVEAAKENAALNGLDNCTFWAGDVLKVIDDLGEVPDLIVLDPPRDGVHPKALEKIIDFGVERMVYIACKPTSLARDLELLQGRGYQVERIGCVDLFPSTYHVETVCLLSRKDK from the coding sequence ATGAAAAAAGGACAGATATTAGAAGGATATATAGAAAGGGTAGATTTCCCGAATAAAGGATTTGCCGTGGTAGAGGACGAAGAAAAAAAAGTGATCGTGAAGAATACCGTTCCGGAACAAAAGGTGCGTTTCGCGGTGAATAAGATACGAAAAGGTCAGGCAGAGGGACGGCTTCTGGAAATTCTGGAGCATTCACCGGAAGAATGTCAGCCGGCATGTCCGCATTTTGGAGTTTGTGGCGGATGCACTTATCAGAATCTGCCGTATGAAAAGCAGGTGGAGATGAAGGAAGCGCAGATCCATGCAATGATGGATGCGGCGGTTGATGGTGATTATATCTGGGAGGGTGTTAAAGAAAGCCCGGTCAGAGAGGCATATCGCAATAAAATGGAATTTTCTTTTGGAGACGAATATAAGGACGGACCTCTTGCACTTGGCATGCATAAAAGAGGCAGCTTTCACGATATTGTAAATGTTACAGAATGCAAGATTGTGGATGAGGATTTCAGACGAATTATAAAGGCTGTTCTGGAGTTTGCGACAGATACAGGTCTTCCGTATTATCACAGAATGCGCCATACTGGATTTTTCCGTCATCTTCTTGTGAGAAAGGCAGTTCGCACCGGAGAAATTCTGATTGATCTGGTAACAACATCGGAGGCACAGCTAGATGAAGCCAGACTGGTGGAAAAGCTTACCGGTCTTTCTTATGATGGGAAGCTTGCCGGAATTCTTCATACAACCAACAACAGCCTTGCGGATGTGGTAAAAGATGAAGGAACCAAAATTTTATATGGACAGGATTATTTCTATGAGGAACTTCTGGGACTGAAGTTCAAGATCACACCATTTTCTTTCTTCCAGACTAATTCCCTTGGCGCGGAAGTGCTTTATGAGGCAGCAAGATCTTATATCGGTGAGACGAAAGATAAGGTAATCTTTGATCTCTACAGTGGAACCGGAACGATTGCACAGATCCTTGCACCAGTGGCAAAAAAAGTAGTAGGTGTGGAGATCGTTGAAGAGGCTGTAGAGGCTGCAAAAGAAAATGCTGCTTTAAATGGACTCGATAACTGTACCTTCTGGGCTGGAGATGTGTTGAAAGTAATCGATGATCTGGGTGAAGTACCGGATCTGATCGTATTGGATCCACCAAGAGACGGTGTGCATCCGAAAGCACTGGAAAAGATCATTGATTTTGGTGTGGAAAGAATGGTTTATATTGCCTGCAAGCCGACCAGCCTGGCAAGAGATCTGGAGCTTCTGCAGGGAAGAGGATATCAGGTAGAACGGATTGGGTGTGTGGATCTTTTTCCGAGCACTTATCACGTCGAGACGGTCTGTTTGCTGTCAAGAAAAGATAAATAA
- a CDS encoding RES family NAD+ phosphorylase: protein MGQIFDFSGIEKSEKSIKKTWQEFRDALSKGDFSFDDIASAKKNTFLRVYDDLFNKNAGIEYNTVLISEIEKYCVGRGTILGEDENPDFERFIPKTEFIKEDNRFSPSGVEWLYLAIGKEAAIHECAQAECRVKQNDRFGFCHFQFAADSTALKVVDLTIADEMTYKALNDGLETYGQEQVKKSIKKSKVLGFILRNNVNVEEFKKLFTKWGVYTYSKLLSEQIFEPLDEKDNKSLMYAPFQTMAQYYISLGYAGIIYGSTVSKTGKNIVLFDKTTAHPVGAIEDYRIL from the coding sequence TTGGGGCAGATATTTGATTTTAGCGGTATTGAAAAAAGTGAAAAATCAATTAAGAAGACGTGGCAAGAGTTTAGAGATGCACTTTCAAAAGGAGATTTTTCTTTTGATGATATTGCTTCAGCAAAGAAGAATACGTTCTTGAGAGTTTATGATGACTTGTTTAATAAGAATGCTGGAATAGAATATAATACAGTCTTAATATCTGAGATTGAGAAATATTGTGTCGGCAGAGGTACTATTCTTGGAGAAGATGAGAATCCTGATTTTGAACGTTTTATTCCGAAGACAGAATTTATAAAGGAAGATAACAGATTTAGTCCTTCAGGGGTAGAATGGTTGTATTTAGCAATAGGCAAAGAGGCGGCGATACATGAATGTGCACAGGCCGAATGTCGAGTTAAACAAAATGATAGATTTGGTTTTTGTCATTTTCAATTTGCCGCTGATAGCACAGCACTTAAGGTAGTAGATTTAACAATAGCGGATGAAATGACATATAAAGCTCTGAATGATGGCTTGGAGACTTATGGTCAAGAACAGGTTAAGAAAAGTATAAAAAAATCTAAAGTATTAGGTTTTATTCTAAGGAACAACGTGAATGTAGAAGAATTTAAGAAGCTATTTACTAAATGGGGAGTATATACGTATTCAAAATTACTTTCAGAACAGATATTTGAACCGCTTGATGAAAAGGATAATAAAAGTTTAATGTATGCACCTTTTCAAACTATGGCGCAGTATTATATTTCGTTAGGATACGCGGGAATAATTTATGGTAGTACAGTATCTAAGACTGGTAAGAATATAGTTTTGTTTGATAAAACAACAGCTCATCCAGTGGGGGCAATTGAAGATTACAGAATTCTATAA
- a CDS encoding recombinase zinc beta ribbon domain-containing protein: MFRRIHWNNRGCKSIVWRCISRLEPTGQECHARTVNETVLENVVVQAINTLLGDTSTYQAQLQQNIAKVIRSAQQKTADGIDERLQELQKELLKKANNKEAYDEIADEIFKLREQ; encoded by the coding sequence ATGTTCCGCAGAATTCACTGGAACAATCGCGGCTGCAAATCCATCGTCTGGCGCTGCATCAGTAGACTGGAGCCAACCGGGCAGGAATGCCACGCAAGAACTGTCAATGAGACAGTATTGGAGAATGTGGTAGTTCAGGCCATCAACACGCTCCTTGGTGATACGTCCACCTACCAGGCACAGCTCCAGCAGAACATCGCAAAGGTGATCCGTAGTGCTCAGCAAAAAACCGCTGATGGCATTGACGAAAGACTGCAGGAGCTTCAGAAAGAGCTTCTCAAAAAAGCCAATAACAAAGAGGCCTATGATGAGATTGCCGACGAGATCTTCAAACTCCGGGAACAGTGA
- a CDS encoding DUF2815 family protein: MSKIANPTKVITGVNTRRSYANVWDPKSINGAAPKYSVSLIIPKSDTVTVNKIKAAIQAAYEEGESKLKGTAKVCPALDVIKTPLRDGDKERPGDEAYKDSYFINANSATAPGIVDADRQQIIDRSEVYSGVYGRASINLYAFTSNGNRGIACGLNNLQKIRDGEPLGGKSRTEDDFATEEDDDFLS; encoded by the coding sequence ATGTCTAAGATCGCAAACCCTACAAAAGTTATTACAGGAGTAAACACAAGACGGTCATACGCTAACGTGTGGGACCCTAAGTCAATCAATGGAGCCGCACCAAAGTACAGCGTTTCTCTTATCATTCCAAAGTCAGATACCGTAACCGTAAACAAAATTAAAGCCGCAATCCAGGCAGCCTACGAGGAAGGTGAATCCAAGCTTAAGGGAACCGCTAAGGTTTGTCCTGCACTTGATGTTATCAAGACTCCTCTTCGTGACGGAGACAAGGAGCGTCCTGGTGATGAAGCTTACAAGGACAGCTACTTCATCAACGCCAACTCTGCTACTGCCCCTGGTATTGTAGATGCAGATCGTCAGCAGATCATTGATCGCTCCGAAGTTTACAGCGGCGTGTACGGTCGTGCTTCTATCAACCTTTACGCTTTCACTTCCAACGGTAATCGTGGAATCGCATGCGGACTTAACAACCTTCAGAAGATTCGTGATGGTGAACCTCTTGGCGGGAAGTCTAGAACTGAGGATGATTTCGCTACTGAAGAGGATGACGATTTCTTAAGCTAA
- a CDS encoding DUF2800 domain-containing protein, producing MAKHAFLSASASHRWINCPPSAKLCEGIKDESSHYAQEGTDCHELCAYLVEMALGRDVEDPTENLTYYSGEMQNCAEEYRDYVLEQFERSKKFCSDPMVFIEQRLDFSRWVENGFGTGDCVIIADEVLHIIDYKHGLGVLVESEGNSQMMCYALGALEAFDDLYDISTIEMTIFQQRRENVSTSSIRKDDLLKWAEDVLKPTAALAYEGKGEFKAGDHCQFCKVKATCRKRAETNLELVKYNFEMPATLDDFEIAAILPRIDQLITWGNDIKNYTLTQAQSGTHYDGFKIVEGRSNRKYTDDDAVAEAVTTAGYDPYEKKLLGITAMSSLLGKKQFDEILGGLVYKPPGKPALVPESDKRSAMNTAADDFNDN from the coding sequence ATGGCTAAGCACGCATTCCTCTCCGCATCAGCTTCGCATCGATGGATCAACTGTCCACCTTCTGCAAAGCTCTGCGAAGGAATCAAAGATGAGTCCTCTCATTATGCGCAGGAAGGTACCGACTGTCATGAGCTTTGTGCCTACTTAGTAGAAATGGCGCTGGGACGTGATGTAGAAGATCCAACTGAAAACCTTACTTATTACAGTGGTGAGATGCAAAACTGTGCGGAAGAATACAGAGATTATGTTCTGGAGCAATTCGAACGTTCCAAGAAGTTCTGCAGTGACCCTATGGTATTCATTGAGCAGAGACTGGACTTCTCTCGATGGGTTGAGAACGGATTCGGAACTGGCGACTGCGTCATCATTGCAGATGAAGTTCTCCACATTATTGATTACAAGCATGGTCTTGGAGTCCTTGTGGAATCCGAAGGTAACAGTCAGATGATGTGCTATGCGCTCGGTGCTTTAGAGGCATTCGATGACTTGTATGACATCAGCACTATCGAAATGACAATCTTCCAGCAGCGAAGAGAAAACGTATCTACCAGCTCCATCAGAAAAGATGATCTTCTTAAATGGGCTGAGGATGTATTGAAACCTACCGCTGCCCTCGCTTATGAAGGCAAAGGTGAATTTAAGGCTGGTGACCACTGCCAGTTCTGCAAAGTAAAAGCTACTTGTAGAAAACGCGCAGAAACCAACCTGGAACTTGTAAAGTACAATTTCGAGATGCCTGCTACCCTTGATGATTTCGAGATTGCTGCAATTCTTCCAAGAATTGACCAGTTGATTACCTGGGGAAATGACATCAAAAATTACACACTGACACAAGCACAATCTGGAACCCACTATGATGGTTTCAAAATCGTAGAAGGCAGAAGCAACCGTAAATACACTGACGACGACGCTGTCGCAGAAGCGGTAACCACCGCTGGATACGATCCATATGAAAAGAAGCTTCTTGGTATTACTGCCATGAGCTCACTGCTTGGAAAGAAGCAGTTTGATGAGATTTTAGGTGGGCTTGTTTATAAGCCACCAGGCAAACCTGCTCTTGTTCCTGAGTCTGATAAAAGATCAGCAATGAACACTGCAGCAGATGATTTTAATGACAATTAA
- a CDS encoding DUF4406 domain-containing protein produces the protein MSVFGRNQEGYPDPTAAEAIVKASKKKYLSLVYICSKYSGDVVTNTEAAKRYSRFAVGQDAIPLAPHLLLPLYMKEESERELAMFMDMVLLGRCDELWVFGGEASAGMCAEIAKAKRHGKKIRYFDSLCNETNRALEIGPERLQEER, from the coding sequence ATGAGCGTATTTGGACGTAATCAAGAAGGTTATCCTGATCCGACTGCAGCTGAAGCAATCGTGAAGGCAAGTAAGAAGAAGTATCTGTCGCTTGTCTACATCTGCTCTAAGTATTCCGGTGATGTTGTTACCAATACAGAAGCAGCAAAACGGTACAGCCGATTCGCAGTGGGCCAGGATGCCATACCACTCGCGCCGCATTTACTGCTTCCTCTTTATATGAAAGAAGAGTCAGAACGAGAGTTGGCCATGTTTATGGATATGGTGCTGCTTGGAAGGTGTGACGAGCTGTGGGTATTTGGTGGAGAAGCTAGTGCAGGCATGTGCGCTGAGATAGCAAAAGCCAAGAGACACGGGAAGAAAATCAGATATTTCGATAGTTTGTGTAACGAAACAAACAGAGCTCTGGAGATTGGGCCAGAGAGATTGCAGGAGGAACGTTAA
- a CDS encoding zinc-dependent alcohol dehydrogenase: MLQQVMTNPGEIIFREVPVPEVKENQVLVKIMNIGVCGSDIHVYHGKHPFTKYPVTQGHEVSGEITELGKNVTEFHVGQKVTIEPQVYCGHCYPCRHGKYNLCEELKVMGFQTTGTASEYFAVDASKVTPIPEDMSYEEGAMIEPLAVAVHGVKQMGDVAGMNIAVLGAGPIGNLVAQAAKGMGAAKVMITDISDLRLAKAKECGIDVCVNTKNKDFGAAMLEAFGPDKADVIYDCAGNNITMGQAIKYARKGSTIVLVAVFAGMAEVDLAVANDHELDIKSTMMYRHDDYIDGIRLVNEGKVHLKPLISKTFAFKDYLKAYQYIDDNRETTMKVIINVSEK, translated from the coding sequence ATGTTACAGCAGGTAATGACAAATCCAGGAGAAATTATTTTCAGAGAGGTTCCGGTTCCGGAGGTAAAGGAAAATCAGGTGTTGGTAAAGATTATGAATATTGGTGTTTGTGGATCAGATATTCATGTTTATCATGGAAAACATCCGTTTACAAAATATCCGGTAACACAGGGACATGAGGTTTCCGGTGAGATTACAGAACTTGGAAAAAATGTCACAGAGTTTCATGTGGGACAGAAGGTGACGATAGAGCCTCAGGTATATTGTGGACATTGCTATCCATGTCGTCATGGAAAGTATAATCTCTGTGAGGAATTAAAAGTAATGGGATTTCAGACGACAGGAACAGCATCTGAGTATTTTGCAGTGGATGCATCTAAAGTAACACCGATTCCAGAAGATATGTCCTATGAAGAAGGAGCTATGATCGAACCTCTTGCCGTGGCAGTTCATGGTGTAAAACAGATGGGCGATGTGGCTGGCATGAATATTGCAGTCCTTGGCGCAGGACCGATCGGAAATCTCGTGGCACAGGCAGCAAAAGGAATGGGGGCAGCGAAAGTGATGATCACAGATATCAGTGATCTTAGACTGGCAAAGGCAAAAGAATGTGGAATTGATGTGTGTGTGAATACCAAAAATAAAGACTTCGGTGCGGCAATGCTCGAAGCATTTGGACCGGACAAGGCGGATGTGATCTACGACTGTGCCGGAAACAATATCACAATGGGACAGGCAATTAAATATGCAAGAAAAGGAAGCACGATTGTACTGGTGGCTGTTTTTGCAGGAATGGCAGAAGTAGATCTTGCAGTGGCAAATGACCACGAACTTGACATTAAGAGCACGATGATGTACCGCCATGATGATTACATAGATGGAATCAGACTGGTAAATGAGGGCAAAGTTCATTTGAAACCGCTCATCTCAAAGACATTTGCTTTTAAAGATTATCTGAAAGCATACCAGTATATTGATGATAACCGCGAGACAACGATGAAAGTAATTATCAACGTCAGTGAAAAGTAA
- a CDS encoding VOC family protein, with protein sequence MENKYGIVGVAHVGLPTNDLQKTVEFYKSLGFEVIMQSYNEKAGEKVAFLQIKNYCIETFENGQAAMSDGAYQHVALDVEDIESMYQKICNEKYTIITDGIEELPFWENGVKFFMIKGPNEERIEFCQKL encoded by the coding sequence ATGGAAAATAAATATGGAATTGTCGGAGTTGCCCATGTCGGGCTTCCGACAAACGATTTACAGAAAACAGTTGAGTTTTATAAGAGTCTTGGATTTGAAGTGATTATGCAGTCTTATAATGAAAAAGCAGGGGAAAAAGTGGCATTTTTACAGATAAAAAATTACTGTATAGAGACTTTTGAAAATGGGCAGGCGGCAATGTCAGACGGTGCATACCAACATGTTGCACTTGATGTGGAAGACATTGAAAGTATGTATCAGAAAATCTGCAATGAAAAATACACAATTATTACAGACGGAATCGAAGAACTACCATTTTGGGAAAATGGTGTGAAGTTTTTTATGATTAAGGGACCAAATGAGGAAAGGATAGAGTTCTGTCAGAAACTCTGA
- a CDS encoding MFS transporter → MGSENKNGKVPLISKIAYGFGDVGCNFSWMFVSNFLMIFYTDVFGISMAAVSALMLFSRFWDAINDPIVGGLTDKTKSRWGRYRPWLLVAAPITAILLVMTFWARPDWPQNGKIIYMVITYCLLVLGYTCVNIPYGTLCGAMTQDIDERAKINTSRSVAAMIAIGVLNIITVPLLSKFGSHSAKTGYLTVAVIYGCIFTACHFFCFAKTKEAVITPEKEKISVKIQLKAVMQNRPYLLALAGQILFGFTLYGRNADILYYFTYVEGNASYYTTYSMCIIIPSIIGAACFQPLFRKLNNKERTASLFALFTGISMLSMFFFNAKESPAIFYALSGLTQFFFSGFNTAIYAIIPDCVEYGEWKTGLRNDGFQYAFISLGNKIGMAVGTALLAGLLGKYGYIANQTQNAIVLSIMKHAFTTIPGVLWIVTAVVLFFYRLNKKRYNEIVEELKNGRKS, encoded by the coding sequence ATGGGAAGCGAAAACAAAAATGGAAAAGTACCGCTGATCAGTAAGATTGCATATGGGTTTGGTGATGTTGGATGTAATTTCAGCTGGATGTTCGTCAGTAATTTTCTGATGATATTTTATACAGACGTGTTCGGAATCAGTATGGCGGCTGTGTCAGCACTTATGCTTTTTTCAAGATTCTGGGATGCAATCAATGATCCAATCGTCGGGGGACTTACGGATAAAACAAAATCGAGATGGGGACGGTACCGTCCATGGCTGTTAGTAGCGGCACCAATTACAGCGATTCTTCTTGTTATGACATTCTGGGCAAGACCCGACTGGCCGCAGAATGGAAAGATCATTTATATGGTAATTACATATTGTCTGCTGGTTTTGGGATATACCTGTGTGAATATTCCATATGGAACCTTGTGTGGTGCTATGACACAGGATATTGATGAACGTGCAAAAATAAATACATCCCGTTCGGTTGCAGCGATGATTGCAATTGGTGTGTTAAATATTATTACAGTTCCACTGCTCAGCAAATTCGGCAGTCATAGTGCAAAGACAGGATATCTGACGGTTGCGGTTATATATGGATGTATTTTTACAGCCTGTCATTTCTTCTGCTTTGCGAAGACGAAAGAGGCAGTGATTACTCCGGAAAAAGAAAAAATTTCTGTAAAGATACAGTTGAAAGCAGTCATGCAGAACAGACCATATCTTCTTGCATTGGCAGGACAGATATTATTTGGATTTACATTGTATGGTAGAAACGCAGATATTCTGTATTACTTTACATATGTGGAAGGGAATGCCTCCTACTACACAACTTATTCGATGTGCATCATTATTCCTTCTATCATCGGGGCAGCCTGTTTTCAACCATTATTCCGCAAGTTGAATAACAAAGAAAGAACAGCATCTCTCTTTGCTTTATTTACAGGAATTTCCATGTTGTCTATGTTTTTCTTCAATGCCAAAGAATCACCGGCTATTTTTTATGCATTATCTGGTCTCACACAGTTTTTTTTCTCTGGATTTAATACCGCAATCTATGCAATTATTCCAGACTGTGTGGAATATGGGGAGTGGAAAACCGGACTTAGAAATGATGGTTTTCAGTATGCATTTATTTCACTTGGAAATAAAATCGGAATGGCAGTTGGAACAGCACTTTTAGCAGGATTACTTGGAAAATATGGTTATATTGCAAATCAGACACAAAATGCAATTGTACTTTCAATTATGAAACATGCATTTACAACGATTCCAGGTGTACTGTGGATTGTGACTGCGGTTGTATTATTTTTCTACCGGTTAAATAAAAAACGTTATAACGAGATTGTGGAGGAACTGAAAAATGGAAGAAAAAGTTGA
- a CDS encoding carbohydrate kinase family protein has protein sequence MEEKVDIVALGELLIDFTEAGHSQDGRKLFEQNPGGAPANLLTVASHFGYRTSFIGKVGNDMHGKFLKKTLQKEGINTDAIVEDPGYFTTLAFVEIGENGERNFSFARKPGADTQLKKEELDQTLISGCRIFHFGSLSLTDEPAESTTIEAVKMAKAAGALISYDPNYRPSLWKSKEHAVKKMRSVIELVDVMKVSDEESTLLAEAKSYEQAADQLLAMGPKLVAITLGEQGVLMATKSRKEIIKAFQIHAVDTTGAGDSFWGGVLCSLLSMNKNVEKMEWEEIKKCAVLGNAVAGLCVQKRGGIPAIPTKETVFEFMLKKLIRCL, from the coding sequence ATGGAAGAAAAAGTTGATATCGTGGCATTGGGTGAATTGTTGATTGATTTTACGGAAGCAGGACACAGTCAGGATGGGAGAAAATTGTTCGAACAGAATCCCGGCGGTGCTCCGGCAAATCTTCTAACCGTTGCAAGCCACTTTGGGTATCGCACATCTTTTATTGGAAAAGTTGGAAACGATATGCATGGTAAATTTTTAAAGAAGACATTGCAAAAGGAAGGAATCAATACAGATGCTATTGTCGAAGACCCGGGTTATTTTACAACGTTGGCATTTGTGGAAATTGGTGAAAATGGAGAACGGAATTTTTCTTTTGCAAGAAAACCGGGTGCAGATACACAGTTAAAAAAAGAAGAACTGGATCAGACATTAATTTCAGGTTGTAGAATTTTTCATTTTGGATCATTATCGCTGACAGATGAACCGGCAGAAAGTACAACGATTGAAGCGGTAAAAATGGCAAAAGCAGCGGGTGCACTTATTTCCTATGATCCAAATTATCGCCCGTCTCTTTGGAAGAGCAAAGAGCATGCAGTGAAAAAAATGAGATCTGTCATAGAATTGGTAGATGTCATGAAGGTATCGGATGAAGAGAGTACTCTGTTGGCAGAAGCGAAAAGTTATGAGCAGGCTGCAGATCAACTCCTTGCCATGGGACCAAAGCTGGTTGCCATTACATTGGGAGAACAGGGCGTTCTTATGGCAACAAAAAGCAGAAAAGAAATCATCAAAGCATTTCAGATACATGCGGTCGACACGACTGGGGCAGGTGATTCATTTTGGGGAGGCGTATTATGCAGTCTCCTTTCTATGAATAAGAATGTTGAAAAAATGGAATGGGAAGAAATCAAAAAGTGTGCTGTTTTGGGAAATGCAGTTGCTGGATTGTGTGTGCAAAAGAGAGGTGGAATCCCTGCGATTCCGACGAAAGAGACAGTGTTTGAATTTATGCTCAAAAAGCTTATCAGATGTTTGTAG
- a CDS encoding aldo/keto reductase, with amino-acid sequence MKFQKLGNTDIDVSVVALGTWGLGGGSVWTDGDSTVEDAKRLLDICHEHGVNYIDTAPVYGTGVSEELLGKALKGRRNDFVLQTKCSLNWRNEGGNFHYERDGYTVNNDTRASAVKKDVEDSLRRMGTDYLDSVIVHYVCGSFPVEETVGALENLVREGKIRTYGLSNSQPADLSAYQSAGGNVSVVQEFFSILSPFHGREYFDLCKKYNTVFQTYGVLEEGFLTSPAFMDREFAKTDIRSRIPWTDPEKKEGLRKAFEIWKPLCEEYHCSFATLVEAWALSQYDRMSLLVGMRKASSVEDTVKCLDIKLRAEDIKCMEEAVKTIQVAVLDK; translated from the coding sequence ATGAAATTTCAAAAGCTTGGCAATACGGACATCGATGTTTCTGTGGTTGCATTAGGTACTTGGGGGCTTGGCGGCGGAAGTGTCTGGACAGACGGAGATTCTACAGTTGAGGACGCGAAGCGCCTGCTTGATATTTGTCATGAACATGGCGTGAATTACATCGATACCGCACCGGTGTATGGCACAGGAGTAAGTGAGGAACTGCTTGGTAAGGCACTGAAGGGCAGAAGAAATGATTTTGTTTTGCAGACCAAATGCTCACTGAACTGGAGAAATGAGGGTGGTAATTTTCATTATGAACGAGACGGTTATACTGTTAACAATGACACCCGCGCATCAGCAGTGAAAAAGGACGTGGAAGACTCTCTGCGCAGAATGGGAACCGATTATCTGGATTCTGTTATCGTACATTATGTCTGCGGCAGCTTTCCGGTGGAGGAAACGGTTGGAGCTTTGGAAAATCTGGTTCGTGAAGGAAAGATCCGCACCTATGGACTTTCTAACAGTCAGCCGGCAGATCTGTCTGCATATCAGTCAGCCGGCGGAAACGTATCTGTTGTACAGGAATTTTTCAGTATTCTCTCTCCTTTCCATGGCAGAGAATATTTTGATCTGTGTAAAAAGTATAACACGGTATTTCAGACCTATGGTGTGCTGGAGGAAGGATTTTTAACTTCTCCTGCCTTTATGGACCGTGAATTTGCAAAAACCGATATCCGATCCAGAATACCTTGGACAGATCCGGAGAAAAAAGAAGGACTTCGCAAGGCTTTTGAAATCTGGAAACCGCTTTGTGAGGAATATCATTGCAGTTTTGCAACGCTGGTAGAAGCTTGGGCACTATCTCAGTATGACCGAATGAGTCTTCTGGTTGGAATGCGAAAAGCTTCCAGTGTGGAAGATACTGTAAAGTGTCTGGATATTAAGTTGCGTGCCGAGGACATCAAATGTATGGAGGAAGCAGTAAAGACAATTCAGGTTGCGGTTTTGGACAAATAG